A stretch of the Roseofilum capinflatum BLCC-M114 genome encodes the following:
- a CDS encoding Uma2 family endonuclease, producing the protein MVSVHPQIEYPESDGLPLADNTIQFRYITTIQGGLDALYSNDPDVFIAGDLLWYPVEGDNVTRVAPDVMVAFGRPKGDRRSYRQWEENNIAPQVVFEIASPSNTLKELEDKKLKFYTRYGVQEYYLFDPDRSKLKGWIRQKQGNLVPIASMQNWVSPLLNVRFVLTEAGELQLYSPSGERFATYVEAIARVENTRLELEQKDLELGQKQEEIEQLKQAQRQAIAPLAAMGLDAEAIAQILSLSVETVQDYLQ; encoded by the coding sequence ATGGTTTCAGTTCATCCCCAAATTGAGTATCCAGAAAGCGACGGGTTACCCTTGGCTGACAATACGATCCAATTTCGCTACATTACAACCATTCAAGGCGGTTTAGATGCTCTGTATAGCAATGACCCGGATGTGTTTATTGCTGGAGACTTGCTCTGGTATCCCGTAGAAGGAGATAATGTGACTCGTGTAGCTCCGGATGTAATGGTGGCATTCGGTAGACCTAAAGGCGATCGCCGCTCCTATCGACAATGGGAAGAAAATAACATTGCTCCCCAAGTGGTCTTTGAAATTGCTTCACCGAGTAACACGCTCAAAGAATTAGAAGACAAAAAACTGAAGTTTTATACCCGTTATGGAGTCCAGGAATATTACCTGTTTGACCCAGATCGAAGCAAGCTAAAAGGATGGATACGTCAGAAACAGGGGAATTTAGTGCCGATAGCATCCATGCAAAATTGGGTGAGTCCCCTGTTAAATGTGCGGTTTGTGCTGACAGAGGCGGGAGAATTGCAACTGTATAGTCCGAGTGGAGAGCGGTTTGCGACTTATGTGGAGGCGATCGCACGGGTAGAAAATACGCGGCTAGAACTCGAACAAAAAGACCTGGAGCTTGGACAAAAGCAGGAAGAGATCGAGCAACTCAAGCAGGCCCAGCGTCAGGCGATCGCCCCATTAGCAGCTATGGGACTCGATGCAGAGGCGATCGCCCAAATCCTATCCTTATCCGTTGAAACAGTACAGGATTATCTGCAATAG
- a CDS encoding ATP-binding protein, translated as MKGEVLKRLFRAVASEDSQATQSMLSIIVEEERKLGHTRLAEQLEGIIQKSAPPSKPKNLATDAHREIPTTSNPVFSKPENMRSLTRLSSKHRFNHPFIVTIPREALRHHMILSEIVENRFRRIEREYAARERLAHHGLRYRQKILLHGSPGCGKTMGAERIAWNTGLTLVKVRFDAMVSSYLGETATNLREVFEITAASPCLLFIDECDALAKSREDSQDVGEIKRVVNTFLQLLDEYEASNGLLVAATNLTKFLDEAVWRRFDDVIEVPKPTELEIEAILKQTLYSVSLGSINWSSIVQQMIDFSAAQVVKVGQNAAKRAILDREELVIQEHLEESIQEILVSHV; from the coding sequence ATGAAGGGAGAAGTGCTAAAACGTTTATTTCGTGCTGTTGCCAGTGAAGATTCACAGGCCACACAGAGTATGCTGTCGATTATCGTTGAAGAAGAGCGAAAACTAGGCCACACAAGACTTGCTGAACAGCTAGAAGGTATTATCCAAAAAAGCGCTCCCCCTTCCAAACCCAAAAATTTAGCGACGGATGCCCATCGGGAAATTCCTACAACCTCAAACCCTGTGTTCTCGAAACCAGAGAATATGCGATCGCTGACCCGATTATCGAGTAAACACCGATTTAACCATCCATTTATTGTTACGATACCTCGTGAAGCACTGCGACATCATATGATCCTTTCAGAGATTGTAGAAAATCGGTTTCGCCGAATTGAAAGGGAATATGCTGCTCGTGAGCGTTTGGCTCATCACGGTTTGCGCTATCGTCAAAAAATTTTACTTCATGGCTCGCCAGGCTGTGGTAAAACCATGGGAGCCGAGCGTATTGCTTGGAACACTGGGTTAACTCTGGTTAAAGTACGCTTTGATGCCATGGTTTCTTCCTACTTAGGAGAAACAGCCACCAACTTACGTGAGGTATTTGAAATTACTGCTGCATCTCCTTGCTTGCTATTTATTGATGAATGCGATGCACTGGCTAAATCTCGTGAAGATAGCCAGGATGTTGGGGAGATTAAGCGAGTGGTCAATACTTTCCTTCAGTTACTTGATGAGTATGAAGCCTCCAATGGCTTACTGGTTGCTGCAACTAATCTAACTAAATTTTTGGATGAAGCGGTATGGCGGCGATTTGATGATGTAATTGAAGTTCCTAAACCAACAGAGTTAGAAATTGAAGCCATCCTTAAACAAACTCTTTACTCAGTATCGCTAGGTTCGATTAATTGGAGTTCGATTGTACAACAAATGATCGACTTTTCAGCAGCACAAGTTGTGAAGGTTGGACAAAATGCAGCTAAACGAGCCATATTAGATCGAGAAGAGCTAGTTATTCAAGAACATCTAGAAGAGTCAATTCAAGAGATTTTAGTTTCTCATGTCTGA